TTTACGTTTACGGCGCTAATGAGCAAGAAACTGCCGAAGCCGCACAACAACTACGTTCTAATGGATTTGGGCATGTCTCTCAACTCAAAGGTGGTCTTGCTGGATGGAAGGAGATTGGTGGCCCAACAGAAGGCATTGTTGAATCAAGAACTCCCCCAGGTGCAGATGATTACAATGTTGTAGCTCGATTACAAAATCACCAAGAAAATCTCCAAAAGGGTGGTACTAGCACCACGGAAGCCATTAAAAAGGGAGTCAGCGACCTCAAGGAAGGTATTCAAGAGGGAGCCAGTAACCTCAAAGAAGGCATTCAAGAAGGAGCTAGTAACCTCAAAGAAGGCATTCAAGAGGGAGCCAGTAACCTCAAGGAAAATCTTGATGAATCTAAAACTTCCAGAGACACTGATGATTCCAACTTTGGCTCTTAGGCAAAAAATATAGCGGTTCCCATTCAGATTGGGTACAACGTTATATCGCAAGGTGTAGGCGCACGGAATGCGCTTTGGTGTCAACTTAACAGGAAAGTAAGTCTAGAACTAGCTTTTAGATTCCCTCGTTCCCAGTCTCTGACTGGGAATGCTTGTCTTTGAGGCTCCGCCTCTCTTTACTGGCGGCAGAGCCACTTTTGAGTTGCATTTCCAGCCGGAGGCTGGAAACGAGGTTTTAAATCAGTTTTAAATTTCTCTTATTGACTTCTTAACTTTGCGCTCTTCTCTGACGAGACGCTGCGCGTAGCTTGCTTCTCCGTAGGAGTATGCGGTTCGTTTTATTAACCCTCAAAATTAATGGGACAGACCACTAGCGTGGATCGACAAGCAATAAGAATTTCTTGTCCCTACTCTCCATTCACTATTTGATCAATGTTCAAACAAATCCTTAAATTGCAACAAATCTAGGGAAACTATCGTTGGCAGGAATTCAAAGCATTCTTGAGCAACTTGCCAACGTTCTTCTCGTTTGAGCATTTCGATTAGCTTCTGTTGCACGCTAAGTAAGTAGCGCACATCATTGGCAGCATAACTTAGTTGAGCTTCAGATAAGCTAGCGGCGTTACCCCAATCAGAACTTTGAGAGCTTTTATCTAGTTCCACTTGTTCTAACTCTTGCACCACATCTTTGAGTCCGTGACGATTTGTGTAAGTACGGGCTAATTTACTAGCAATTTTAGTGCAAAAAACAGGACTAACCTGAATCCCCAGATTAGCTCGCAAAGTAGCCAAGTCAAATCGAGCAAAGTGAAACACTTTTACGACATTGACTGCTTCTAAGAGTTTTTTTAAGTTGGGCGCGTCAGTTTGTCCTTTAGTTATGCGGATTACAGCTACTTTCCCCTCTGGATTGCACAGTTGGACGAGACACAAGCGATCGCGCAGTGGCAATAATCCCATTGTCTCTGTATCAACTGCGATCGCTGTCGATTCTAAATACTGGCTAAGGGCTGCGTCACTGAGGTCGCGATCGCTCACCTGAAAATCTTGTAATGTCATCAATCTTTCAAAAATAATAGCAGTGTCCAGCAAACAAAAGTCTTGTCAGACACTACATTATTATTGTGCAGAAAAATCAAAAATTAAATTTACCTAGTGCGAAAAAACATTTGTGTCAGGTAGACTTCACCTTGATTATTAGTAGCAACGCCGATTCCAGTGAGGTTGTAATTTCCTTTCAGATTCTTTAGATGCCCAGGACTTTTGATCCAACCAGTAACAGCTTCCTCTACAGGGTTGCTATATCCCCGATTGAAAGCAACATTTTCCGCCGCACTGTTGTAGCGAATAGGGATAGCCTTGACTCGTTTTTCAAATCCCTGATGGCTAAATGGGGTTTTACCTTTAGCCATATTTTGACTATGAATTCTTGCCTGTCGAGTTAAATTTGTATTTAAAATCAACTTTGGTAGCCCTTTAGAAGCCCGATATCGATTAATTTGCTCAAATACTGATTTTTCTAGCTCAGTAGTTTTAAAAGTAGGAGTCGATATTGCAACCTGACTAGAAAAAAGCGACAACAGCTTATTACGGGTGGATGTATTCGTAGAAGTATGATTTGGTATCGGAACAGTCGTTAATCCACTAGCAAGGACAAGCGCACTTAAAGCGATGCCAAAAGCAGTTTGTCGGAACATGGAGAATTGCGTAATGTGTAGAGATATAAGACTTATACTTTAGCTCATTGTTCCGACGATCTGCACCACAATACTATTAAGGATTGATGAATTTCGGCAATTTGGCTACATCCTTTACAAGTAACACAAACAATTATTTGTAATTGTGAATACTTTAATAGTCAACTTTATAAAAGGCACGGTTAATTTTGCTGAGAATTTAAGATTTTCAGGAATTAATATGAGATATCTAAATTAGATGTAATTTAGATTAACAGAGAATTTCAGAAAAAACCTCAATTTCGCCAAAACGATCAGCGAAGGAAAATTTGTGTGAAGTAGATTTCGCCTCCACTGTTACTAGCGACACCAATTCCTGTGCGATCGTAATTACCTCTAATATTTGCAAGATGCCCTGGACTTTCAAGCCATCCTTGAACAGCTATTTTGGCAGGATCGCTATATCCCTGATTAAAAGCGACATTTTCACTAGCGGCTCTGTAAGAAGTACCGATTGCGATAATTCGCTGTGAAAATCCCGTATGTCCAAAGGTAACTGCGCCATTAGCCATGTTTTGGCTGTGAATCCTGACTTGATGATCGATCGCAGCATTACGAGTCAGCACTGGTAGCCCTTGAGAAACTCTGTAGCTATTTATTTGGTT
This Nostoc sp. C052 DNA region includes the following protein-coding sequences:
- a CDS encoding ribonuclease D encodes the protein MTLQDFQVSDRDLSDAALSQYLESTAIAVDTETMGLLPLRDRLCLVQLCNPEGKVAVIRITKGQTDAPNLKKLLEAVNVVKVFHFARFDLATLRANLGIQVSPVFCTKIASKLARTYTNRHGLKDVVQELEQVELDKSSQSSDWGNAASLSEAQLSYAANDVRYLLSVQQKLIEMLKREERWQVAQECFEFLPTIVSLDLLQFKDLFEH
- a CDS encoding CAP domain-containing protein — protein: MFRQTAFGIALSALVLASGLTTVPIPNHTSTNTSTRNKLLSLFSSQVAISTPTFKTTELEKSVFEQINRYRASKGLPKLILNTNLTRQARIHSQNMAKGKTPFSHQGFEKRVKAIPIRYNSAAENVAFNRGYSNPVEEAVTGWIKSPGHLKNLKGNYNLTGIGVATNNQGEVYLTQMFFRTR
- a CDS encoding CAP domain-containing protein produces the protein MVGSSIDIAALEQSIFNQINSYRVSQGLPVLTRNAAIDHQVRIHSQNMANGAVTFGHTGFSQRIIAIGTSYRAASENVAFNQGYSDPAKIAVQGWLESPGHLANIRGNYDRTGIGVASNSGGEIYFTQIFLR